In Saccharomonospora marina XMU15, one genomic interval encodes:
- the wecC gene encoding UDP-N-acetyl-D-mannosamine dehydrogenase, with the protein MTELNRVAVVGLGYVGLPTAAALAGQGVEVVGVDVDQRVIECVNRGEAPFDEPDLTSTLNDAVSAGMLGASTEMPEADAYIVAVPTPIKEDSHVDLAHVRSATEAIAPRLRGGEVVILESTVPPGTTRLVSEWLERLRPDLDLPHRMDSSPGVHVAHCPERVLPGRIMTEIVTNDRVIGGLTSQCAERAAAIYRIFCRGGILLTDAESAEMAKLVENASRDVEIAFANELSLICDRLELDVWEIIRMANRHPRVNILQPGPGVGGHCIAVDPWFVIQAAPQQARMMRLAREINDGKPSHVAEQLVEAAGRLREPRIACLGLAFKADVGDLRESPALRIVREVATAAEDAVVDAVEPHVTELPQSLRALDNVRLSGVDEALDRADIVALLVDHQCFRKIKKPRLSGKIVYDTRGMWA; encoded by the coding sequence GTGACCGAGCTGAATCGCGTCGCCGTCGTCGGCCTGGGATACGTAGGCCTGCCGACCGCCGCCGCACTGGCCGGACAGGGCGTCGAGGTGGTCGGGGTGGACGTCGACCAGCGGGTCATCGAATGTGTCAACCGAGGAGAGGCCCCCTTCGACGAGCCGGACCTGACCTCCACCCTCAACGATGCCGTCTCGGCGGGAATGCTCGGCGCGAGCACCGAGATGCCCGAGGCCGACGCCTACATCGTGGCCGTTCCCACACCCATCAAAGAGGACAGTCACGTCGACCTCGCCCACGTGCGTTCCGCGACCGAGGCCATCGCACCACGGCTTCGCGGTGGCGAGGTGGTGATCCTGGAGTCGACGGTTCCCCCGGGGACCACCCGGCTGGTCAGCGAATGGCTGGAGCGGCTTCGACCCGACCTCGACCTGCCACACCGGATGGACAGCTCGCCGGGCGTGCACGTGGCGCACTGCCCCGAGCGGGTGCTTCCCGGTCGGATCATGACCGAGATCGTCACCAACGACCGCGTCATCGGCGGGCTCACCAGCCAGTGCGCGGAACGGGCGGCCGCCATCTACCGGATCTTCTGCCGTGGCGGCATCCTGCTGACCGACGCCGAGAGTGCCGAGATGGCCAAGCTGGTCGAGAACGCCTCACGGGACGTGGAGATCGCCTTCGCCAACGAGCTCTCGCTCATCTGCGACCGGCTCGAACTGGATGTCTGGGAGATCATCCGCATGGCGAACCGCCATCCGAGGGTCAACATCCTGCAGCCGGGGCCGGGAGTCGGTGGCCACTGCATCGCGGTCGACCCGTGGTTCGTGATCCAGGCCGCTCCGCAACAGGCAAGGATGATGCGACTGGCGCGCGAGATCAACGACGGCAAGCCGTCACATGTGGCGGAGCAACTCGTCGAGGCGGCAGGCAGGCTGCGTGAGCCGAGGATCGCCTGCCTGGGCCTTGCCTTCAAGGCCGACGTGGGCGACCTGCGGGAGAGCCCCGCGCTTCGCATCGTGCGCGAGGTCGCGACCGCCGCGGAGGACGCCGTCGTCGACGCCGTCGAGCCACACGTCACCGAGTTGCCGCAGAGCCTTCGTGCCCTTGACAACGTGCGGCTGTCGGGTGTGGACGAGGCGCTCGACCGCGCCGACATCGTGGCCCTGCTTGTCGACCACCAGTGCTTCCGAAAGATCAAGAAGCCTCGGCTGTCCGGCAAGATCGTCTACGACACAAGAGGTATGTGGGCATGA
- a CDS encoding heparinase II/III family protein, whose protein sequence is MNRDAMGRLARTVLQLRPQQVAHRVRLRTQRAALRRWPDTGRRLLDTPRPAVAGWPSGFIPVDARTPTRWPSIDELDDGVITLLGHTGKLGDPADWSQLHEPQLWRFHLHYWDWAWPLALQQDQGAARAVFARWWRSWQQATVFGRYDEWAPYVASLRAWSWCGLYDHLVAGEPHEDRFLGALWLHLRFLRPHLERDVGGNHLVKNLKALLGLAVFFGQQRLLDRTLHALAREASKQVLPDGGHFERAPAYHCQVLADLIDIAELLEAARGDSPEWLTAAINRMRRFLGLVLLPDGTVPLFNDGYPVPGELVDELRPGPPAADGITLLPDSGLAVLRAGELFVIADVGEPCPRGLPAHAHADTLSFLLHDGARRVVTEAGTSTYDQCARRRFERSTGGHSTVEIDDTDSTEVWAAFRAGRRAGAHVVDSADSADRGGELVLTAEHDGYRHLKGAPVHRRTWRLSDSELRVSDEVRGHGRHRLVSRVFLAPEVPAEQADRFGGDWRVEPAGLATGWERIEPGTVLLRETTARLPWSDEFRYSTSERKGAQ, encoded by the coding sequence GTGAACCGGGACGCGATGGGGCGGTTGGCCCGCACCGTGCTCCAGCTGCGGCCGCAGCAGGTGGCGCACCGGGTACGGCTGCGAACACAACGAGCGGCGCTGCGGCGCTGGCCGGATACCGGTCGCCGGCTGCTCGACACCCCCCGTCCAGCCGTCGCGGGCTGGCCGTCGGGCTTCATTCCCGTGGACGCGCGCACGCCGACACGGTGGCCCTCGATCGACGAACTCGACGACGGGGTGATCACCTTGCTCGGCCACACCGGCAAGCTCGGCGACCCCGCCGACTGGAGCCAGCTGCACGAGCCCCAGCTGTGGCGATTCCACCTGCACTACTGGGACTGGGCGTGGCCGCTGGCGCTGCAGCAGGATCAGGGTGCGGCGCGTGCGGTGTTCGCGCGGTGGTGGCGCTCGTGGCAGCAGGCGACGGTGTTCGGCCGGTACGACGAGTGGGCTCCGTACGTGGCTTCGCTGCGCGCGTGGTCCTGGTGCGGTCTCTACGACCACCTCGTCGCCGGAGAGCCACACGAGGACCGGTTTCTGGGCGCGCTGTGGTTGCATCTGCGGTTCCTGCGGCCGCACCTCGAGCGCGATGTCGGCGGCAACCACCTGGTGAAGAATCTCAAGGCGTTGCTCGGCCTCGCGGTCTTCTTCGGGCAGCAGCGGTTGCTGGACCGGACACTGCACGCACTGGCGCGGGAGGCGAGCAAGCAGGTGCTGCCCGACGGCGGGCATTTCGAGCGAGCGCCCGCCTACCACTGCCAGGTGCTCGCCGACCTGATCGACATCGCGGAGTTGCTCGAGGCGGCACGCGGCGACTCGCCGGAATGGCTTACCGCGGCGATCAACCGCATGCGTCGCTTCCTGGGCCTGGTGTTGCTGCCGGACGGCACCGTGCCGCTGTTCAACGACGGGTACCCGGTTCCCGGCGAGCTCGTCGACGAGCTTCGACCTGGACCACCCGCCGCTGACGGGATCACCCTGTTGCCCGACAGCGGCCTCGCGGTGCTCAGGGCGGGTGAGCTGTTCGTCATCGCCGACGTCGGTGAACCATGCCCGCGCGGACTGCCCGCACACGCCCACGCCGACACGCTGTCCTTCCTGCTCCACGACGGGGCTCGGCGGGTGGTGACGGAGGCAGGAACGTCCACATACGACCAATGTGCGCGGCGGCGCTTCGAACGCTCGACCGGTGGCCACAGCACCGTGGAGATCGACGACACGGATTCCACGGAGGTGTGGGCAGCGTTCCGCGCGGGCCGCCGCGCAGGCGCACACGTCGTCGACAGCGCTGACAGCGCCGACCGCGGTGGTGAGCTGGTACTGACGGCCGAGCACGACGGCTACCGCCACCTGAAAGGAGCGCCGGTACACCGGCGGACCTGGCGCCTTTCGGACAGCGAGTTGCGGGTCAGCGACGAGGTGCGTGGTCACGGAAGGCACCGCCTGGTGTCACGCGTGTTCCTGGCCCCAGAGGTGCCCGCCGAGCAGGCGGATCGCTTCGGCGGCGACTGGCGCGTCGAACCCGCAGGCCTCGCCACCGGCTGGGAACGAATCGAACCGGGCACGGTGCTGCTGCGGGAAACGACCGCGCGGCTGCCCTGGAGTGATGAGTTCCGGTATTCGACGAGCGAGAGGAAAGGTGCGCAGTGA
- a CDS encoding NAD(P)H-binding protein: MKLLITGGSGFLGRHLLPQAIERGHQVVALARSCGAARVVAELGAAPVAGDLDDPAATDAAFADAGADALVNLASLGFGHAPVIVSAAEEAGVKRAVFVSTTAVTTTIAARSKRVRLEAEEAVRASALDWTIIRPTMIYGGPGDRNIARLLSVLRRTPVLPVPGGGKRLLQPVHVEDLAAAVLNAVESPAAPGRTYDVAGPEPMPLAELLAEAIRATGSRTRLVPVPLRPAIQLLSLYERLSRRPRLKAEQLRRLAEDKAFSVEAAARDLGFSPRSFRTGVTEQANRR; this comes from the coding sequence TTGAAACTCCTCATCACCGGAGGTAGTGGTTTCCTCGGCCGCCACCTGCTACCGCAGGCGATCGAGCGCGGCCACCAGGTCGTCGCACTGGCACGCAGTTGCGGCGCAGCGCGGGTGGTCGCCGAACTCGGGGCGGCACCCGTCGCCGGTGACCTCGACGATCCCGCGGCCACGGACGCCGCCTTCGCCGACGCGGGCGCCGACGCACTGGTCAACCTGGCTTCACTGGGGTTCGGGCACGCGCCTGTGATCGTCTCCGCGGCCGAGGAAGCAGGTGTCAAGCGGGCGGTGTTCGTCTCGACGACCGCCGTGACCACCACGATCGCGGCGAGGTCGAAGCGAGTGCGACTCGAGGCCGAGGAGGCGGTGCGGGCGAGCGCGCTGGACTGGACGATCATCCGGCCGACGATGATCTACGGTGGGCCCGGCGATCGAAACATCGCCCGGCTGCTGTCGGTGTTGCGTCGAACGCCGGTCCTGCCGGTTCCCGGCGGCGGCAAGCGGCTGCTGCAACCGGTGCATGTGGAGGATCTGGCAGCGGCCGTGCTCAACGCGGTGGAGTCCCCCGCCGCCCCGGGGCGCACCTACGACGTGGCCGGTCCCGAACCGATGCCGCTGGCCGAGTTGCTGGCCGAGGCGATACGCGCCACCGGAAGCCGGACCCGCCTGGTGCCGGTCCCGCTGCGACCCGCGATCCAGCTGCTTTCGCTGTACGAGCGGCTGTCACGACGTCCCAGGCTGAAAGCCGAACAGCTGCGGCGACTCGCCGAGGACAAGGCGTTCTCCGTCGAGGCGGCGGCGCGCGACCTGGGCTTCTCCCCCCGCAGCTTTCGCACGGGCGTGACCGAACAGGCGAACCGCAGGTGA
- a CDS encoding MraY family glycosyltransferase — MNTVLGMDVAVLGPLLCLVSATLAQPVVLRLLRRAGSVDVPGTRSSHHIPTLRGGGIAVVLGVLLGISLIPHGIWLPLVFAVASFSAIGLAEDLKGLSVRSRLLLQALAAMGVATLLLLADTPAVAPAAVVLIALWITGYVNAFNFMDGINGISGAHAVVGGATFAFLGFWYADLSLQGAGATLAAGGLAFLPWNAVRAKVFLGDVGSYAIGAGLAVSAAYAVLLGVPVEASIAPLALYLADTTWTLQRRIRAGEEWTRPHRSHVYQRLGDLGWTHLQVTVFTAALGVLLCLLGAISLVASWQLRLLADVLAVGVVTGYLASPRWLAPRRATEGAT; from the coding sequence GTGAACACCGTGCTCGGTATGGACGTCGCGGTGCTCGGGCCACTGCTGTGCCTGGTGTCGGCGACGCTGGCGCAGCCGGTGGTGCTGCGACTGCTGCGCCGCGCCGGATCGGTCGACGTGCCGGGCACCCGCTCGTCGCATCACATCCCCACGTTGCGGGGCGGCGGCATCGCCGTCGTGCTCGGGGTGCTGCTCGGGATCAGCCTGATCCCGCACGGCATCTGGTTGCCACTCGTGTTCGCCGTCGCCAGTTTCTCCGCGATCGGGCTCGCCGAGGACCTCAAAGGGCTGTCGGTGCGGTCGCGGCTGCTGCTGCAGGCGCTGGCCGCCATGGGCGTGGCGACGCTGCTGCTCCTCGCGGACACGCCGGCCGTGGCGCCCGCGGCGGTCGTGCTGATCGCGCTGTGGATCACCGGATACGTCAACGCCTTCAACTTCATGGACGGGATCAACGGGATCTCCGGCGCACACGCCGTCGTCGGCGGCGCGACGTTCGCGTTCCTCGGCTTCTGGTACGCGGACCTGTCCCTGCAGGGCGCGGGCGCGACGCTGGCCGCGGGCGGGCTGGCGTTCCTGCCGTGGAACGCGGTGCGGGCCAAGGTTTTCCTCGGTGATGTCGGCAGCTACGCCATCGGTGCGGGGCTGGCCGTGTCCGCCGCCTATGCCGTGCTGCTGGGCGTGCCCGTCGAGGCCTCGATCGCACCGCTGGCGCTGTACCTGGCCGACACCACGTGGACGCTGCAGCGGCGGATCAGAGCCGGGGAGGAGTGGACGCGGCCCCACCGCAGTCACGTCTACCAGCGCCTTGGCGATCTCGGCTGGACTCACCTGCAGGTCACCGTCTTCACCGCCGCACTCGGCGTGCTGCTGTGCCTGCTCGGAGCGATCAGCCTGGTCGCGAGCTGGCAGTTGCGGCTGCTGGCCGACGTGCTCGCGGTCGGCGTGGTCACCGGCTACCTGGCCTCGCCGCGCTGGCTTGCGCCACGACGAGCGACCGAAGGAGCCACCTGA
- a CDS encoding glycosyltransferase family 4 protein: protein MRILLLTQYFPPEIGAPQARLSEFARTWAADGDTVTVLTGMPNHPTGVVPPEYRGRLRAREQHDGYSVVRTWLYATPNEGFLRKTLCHLSFMVSSVLLGARASGRADVVMVSSPTFFAIGSAWVLAKLKRARLVVEVRDLWPAIFVELGVLTNRWIIKSLQRLELAAYHAADAVVVVTEGFRRNLVERGVPPAKVHTIRNGVDTDRFGGDTAANPAIRQRLGAGPGECLVVYAGALGISHALEKVVDAAALLTDQQVRFALVGEGAQKRRITERVRDLGLCNVRVPGGVARDEVPQVLAAADICVVSLRDVPLFSTFIPSKIFEYLAAEKAVVGAVRGEPAEILRAAGAVVVPPEDSRRLAEEIATLARDPARRADMGKEGRRFVEQNFDRAELARRCRTVFDSLGGPVETPHHRR from the coding sequence ATGCGGATACTTCTGCTCACCCAGTACTTCCCGCCGGAGATCGGTGCGCCGCAGGCGCGGCTGTCGGAGTTCGCCCGAACCTGGGCGGCCGACGGCGACACGGTAACCGTCCTCACCGGGATGCCGAACCACCCGACCGGTGTCGTGCCACCCGAGTATCGCGGCCGCCTCCGCGCGCGGGAACAGCATGACGGCTACTCCGTAGTGCGCACCTGGCTCTACGCCACTCCCAACGAGGGATTCCTCCGCAAGACGCTGTGTCACTTGAGCTTCATGGTGAGCAGCGTGCTGCTTGGCGCGCGAGCGAGCGGGAGGGCGGACGTGGTGATGGTTTCCTCACCGACGTTCTTCGCGATCGGTTCGGCATGGGTGCTGGCCAAGTTGAAGCGCGCCCGACTGGTGGTCGAGGTCCGTGACCTGTGGCCTGCCATCTTCGTCGAGCTGGGCGTGCTCACCAACCGCTGGATCATCAAGTCGCTGCAGCGGCTGGAACTGGCCGCCTACCACGCGGCGGACGCTGTCGTCGTCGTGACCGAGGGGTTCCGGCGCAACCTCGTCGAGCGTGGCGTTCCCCCGGCGAAGGTGCACACGATTCGCAACGGGGTCGACACCGATCGCTTCGGTGGCGACACCGCTGCCAACCCGGCGATCCGGCAGCGATTGGGAGCCGGCCCCGGCGAATGCCTCGTCGTCTATGCCGGTGCGCTCGGCATCTCGCACGCGCTCGAGAAGGTGGTCGACGCCGCCGCGCTGCTCACCGACCAGCAGGTGCGCTTCGCGCTCGTCGGCGAAGGAGCGCAGAAACGGCGGATCACCGAGCGGGTGCGTGACCTCGGGCTGTGCAACGTCCGCGTGCCGGGGGGTGTCGCAAGGGACGAGGTGCCGCAGGTGCTGGCCGCGGCCGACATCTGCGTGGTCTCGCTGCGTGATGTTCCGCTGTTCTCCACCTTCATCCCCTCGAAGATTTTCGAGTATCTCGCCGCGGAGAAGGCCGTGGTTGGCGCGGTGCGGGGGGAACCCGCCGAGATCCTGCGCGCCGCGGGAGCCGTGGTCGTCCCGCCGGAGGACTCACGGCGGCTGGCCGAGGAGATCGCCACGCTGGCGAGGGACCCGGCGCGTCGCGCCGACATGGGCAAGGAAGGCCGCCGCTTCGTCGAGCAGAACTTCGACCGGGCAGAACTGGCCCGGCGCTGCCGAACCGTTTTCGATTCACTCGGAGGTCCGGTTGAAACTCCTCATCACCGGAGGTAG